The Vibrio cyclitrophicus sequence GTACCCAAAGCGTGGGATACGGTACCCATGGTTAAGCCACGGGCGATAGGGCTCTTAATACCAATGATATTGTAGATTGGATAAGCGAAAATTGCCCCAAACAGACCAACAATCAATACTAATATTGCCGCAATCGCTGCTTCACCACCTAAATGGCTCGATACTTCCATCGCTATTGGCGTGGTGACTGATTTACCTAATAAACTCGCAATCAAGGTTAAGTCAGCTTTAAAAGCCACTGCAATTAATGCTGTTGTTGTCATCGACATGACACTGCCGAGCGTGCAAGCAAAGGTAATGATACGCCAGTTGGATCGGATTTGAGGTAACTGTTCATATAGAGGAAAAGCCAGCGCGACTACCGCGGGTTGGAGCATGTAGGTAATCCAAGTATTGTCTGCGTAATAGGTTTCAAAAGGTACTTTGAAAAACAACAGGATTGGAATGATGATACCAATACTGATGAGTAGAGGATTACAAAATGGCGAATTAACTTTTTGGCTTACCCAACGAGCAAACAAGAAAACCACAATGGTCAGTAGAATCCACATGATTATTTACCTCTCGAAAGCAAGCGGTCTAAGAACCATGATAAGGAAACCAACACGATTAAGGTTCCGCCAACGGCGCTTGCCATAATTGGTAAAGCATTGGCGATAAGCATGTCAAAATGATCCATAAGCCCGACGCTGATAGGGACAAACAATAAGATCATCAAACGGATAATCAAGCTTGCACCAGGCTGAACCCAATGCTCAGGAACAATACCAATCACCATAGCGGCAAACAGAATCAACATACCAAAAATACTGCCAGGAATAGAGGTATCTAATAAATGCTGTAACGCGTTACCTGCTGTGAGTGCACCTATGATTAAGGTGAAGGAGATTAAGCAGTATACGAGTTTGATCAATCTTTCTTTCAAAGTGTCACATCTCTTGATAATGGAATTAGCTGGCTAACTTTTCTACGTATTGATAAACCGCCTTCAAGATAGCCATTTTCTTCTCGTCGCTTTCATGTTCGTGCGCAAGGTTTTCTAGGTTCAACATATACTCTTCTAAACGGCTCTCATAAAACTCACGACAATGGTTTGCCCATTTCAGTTGTTCAGTTTCGTCGAGCGTCCATGGGAAATGACGAGCACGATAACGGAACAACAACGGCTTAATGCGTTCATCACTGAAAGTGATATCCAAAGCGGCCAAGTTATTTGGGTCAGTTTCACGAATGATGTTCATCGCTGTTTTGTCAGCAGGTGAAAAGAAACCGTCGTAAAGGTGTGTATCAACATCATCACTCTTTTCATACTCTCGTTCTTGTGAGTACAGGCCGATCAGTTTTTCGCGAATCTCTGGATGTTCGCGCAGTAGTGCCAAGTTCTTCAAACATTGTTGACGATCGATACCGATGGTTTCGGCATTTTCAGCCGTCAGCGTTTTGGCTGGAGCAAGAATAGGGCACTTGTTCAGTTGAACCAATTTGATGGGTACGGGTAACTCGTCTTGACCCAGTTCACTGCGTTTAGTGTAGAGCCTTTCTCTGAGTTCATCAGCATCCAGTTCTAATAGCGGGCTTGGATCTTTCGCTAAATCAACCACGATAACCGCATTTTGGTTGGTTGGGTGCCAAGCCATCGGCACTATCCAACTCGTGTAATTACAATCACGACCAAACATGCCCGAAACGTGCATTAATGGTGTCATGTTTACAATATCAACCAGGTCATTCAGCTTACGCTTATGACGCATGTTGTAAAGGTAATCGAACATCTTAGGTTGTGCAGCTTTTAGCTTCTTCGCTAACTCGATAGTCGCAATAACATCGGCCATCGCGTCGTGCGCGTTTTCGTGTTCAATGCCGTTTGCCACAGATAGGTGCTCCAGTTTGAAGCTTGGATACCCTTCTTCGTTCTCTGGCCAAACAATGCCTTCAGGGCGAAGTGCGTGAACAGCGCGCATTACATCTAATAGATCCCAACGTGAATTACCGTTCTGCCAGCTCCACGCATATGGGTCAATGAAGTTTCGATAACAGGTGTAACGCGTCACTTCATCATCAAATCGAATACTGTTGTAGCCAAGGCTTGTGGTGTTTGGTTTCGCTAATTCAGCATGGATCTTAGCGATAAATTCTGGTTCAGGAAGACCTTGTGAAGCCGCTTTCTGTGGTGTGATACGGGTGATCAACGCTGCTTCAGGTGCAGGGAGGTAATCAGCAGGGGGCTGGCAATAGATAACCAGAGGCTCTCCAATAACATTGAAATCTTGATCGGTACGAACACCCGCAAATTGACTCGGACGGTCTTTTGCTGGGCTAACGCCCCAAGTTTCGTAATCGAAAAAGAAATAGGTTGGCTGATTATCTGAACTCATTGAATTTCCTGAACAGTAGGCGAAGACCGTCTACTGTGGCTGAAGGTTAGTTTTGTTCAGTATCTGATAGGATGCGGTACGCGTGCAACCCAGATCACAAATAAATTGCCGGAAAACGGTGCTTTACTATTCAATCGACTCAGCGGGGAAGGTTTTGAATCCAATTGTGGCTTTTTAATAGTCACGATTTTGCCTGCTTACCTCTTTTCCACCTTAGCCTTTGTAAGGAGAGGAGTTGGGTTTTCAGGTTTACTGCGAATGAGTTTGTTGGTCTTTGACTCTAAAACCGTGTGATTAGAAACTCGCTTGTTGTTTTTGGGCTGGTGCAAATCCTATGTACCTGAGGCTAATCCGCTGTAGCTATGCCTAAATCGCTTTACTATAAACCGTAGTGCAGATGTTTAAGTCGCTCTACTTGTCTGTCTAGGCTTTGTCCAAACAAGGCGATTTTCACAATATAATTCTCTTAGCTTTAATTAAATTTATGGATTTTATGATTGTCGGGGTGAATTGAGCTGGAGATTTGTCACTGTATCATTATTAATGTTTTCTATAATCTGTGTTTGAATTGGATATAAAGAAATCTTTAATATTTCATTTTTATTACAATGCGTACTAAATATCAGTTTGTTTCACTTTTGAGACTGTATTACAACACGTCTATCTATATAGTTATCCAGTTGAGTTGAATAATGAAGGGGATGTTATATTTTATTTGTGGAATATTTTCATTAAGGTGTTTTATAAAAATGAATAACGCACAAAAACAAAGGAATTAGATGTAAAACCAGTTTTATATATAATTGGAAGTAATAATCTAATACCATTATTCTCATTAGTGTTATTTATATCAATTTGCGTGATCTTATTCTCACTGTACCTCATTTCTTTATAAATAAGTGTCAATGTATATATTTTCTAAATAGGATTGTTGTTACTTAATTGTTAACTTTGATTGACTGTTAGGTAACCCTAATAATAAAGCCGATTTTATATAAAGGATTAAAGAAATGAACAAAGTCTTTAAGGTTGTTGCTGTATCTGCACTTTCTATCTCTTCAGCGAACGTTTTCGCTGTGAGTGACACTTTTGATGCAACACTGGAAGTAAAACAAGCAATTACAATGACAAAAACCAGTGATCTTGATTTCGGTATCATCACTTCAGACAACACAACGGACGTTGTTATCGCTCAAGGTGATGCTGGAGCAGCGGCATTTACTCTCTCTGGAGAGTCTGGTGATGCAGTAACAGTAAGTATTTCTGATACTAACTTGGTGAATGGCGTAAATACGATTGCAGCCGAATTTGACTTTAATAACGCTATTACCCTTACGGGTGGTACTGCAGATCTTAATATTGGTGGCACTGCGCGTACTTCAAGTGCGACATTAGTTGCTGGTACATATACTGCTAACGTTGCAGTAGATGTAACTTACCAATAATTAAATGAAACCAGTATAATATTTACGGCTGTTGTAAAGCAGCCGTCTTAACTATGAGCGTTCTATTTAAATACGCAATTTATATCGGTCTAATTTTTTATTCCAGCCCTTTTCATGCGCTAGAAGTTATTCCTGAGAATATGGAAGTAAAATTTCCGGGCATGTATATCTCTGGTTCGGGGCAGAATGCGGATTCAAACCCAGCCAATAGTCAGGTTTATGTGGTGCGCTTTTACGTTGAAGGTGAGCCGGGTAAAAAAATCGTGGTTTCTCTCCCTTCTAAGCAATACCTAAATCATTCTCGTAAATCCAAACGCCTGCGTATTAGGAAGTTTTACTTCGGTTGCGGCTTATCAAAGCGAGGTCGAGCCAAGATCAAAGGCAATGGAAGAAGCAATTTATTGTGTATTGGTGCCAAAGTGAAAATCGGTGCGAACCACCCCGCAGGCCTTTACACCAGTACAATCCCTTTTGAGGTTAATTATAAATGAAGTTGTTTATCTCATGTGTTCTCGGCTTAATCTTCACAACACAAGCCTATGCTCAGCTACTCATCGCTCCGACTCGTTTTGTTTTGGATGCCGACACTTCAGTGACTGAAAAAATCGTCGTCGAAAATAACTCAGATCAACCGATTCGCTTAGAAATAAAACCGATTTATCGCCCAGTAAAGGCGAGTGGTTTGGTTCGGACTGACGCTAATATTGCTGAATCGGAAGACATCGCAAGTTGGATTAAAGTGTCACCACCAATAATTCGTGAACTTAAACCCAATCAAAGACGCACGGTTCGCTTACGTATGAATGCTCTGCCTGCTGACATGGCTGATGGTGAATATCGTGCTTACTTGTGGTTTTCCCCAATAGCAAAAGCCGCAGAGTTATCGGACATTGCGTTGTCTTCAAGCAAAACCAACAGTGACGGTTCAGCTTTTCAACTGAACTTTCATATTAACAGTTATGTGCCTGTTTATGTTCAGAAAGGTAAGCAGGTACAAGATGTTAAGTTTGCCTGTGACAACCAAAGCATCAAGATTCGCAACGATGGTAACTTTCAATTTACTGCAAAATTGAATGTCGACGAGCATAGCGAAAAAGTGGTGCTACTTCGTAATGCTGAACTAACTAAGCCTTTTCCAAAAGGCTCAAAGATCTCACTGGTTCAGAACGAACAGCCTCTGTACGAATGTGTTCTTTAGTGCTCGTTTCATTGTCGCAGACTCTTTAAAGGCTAGTGTTCAATTGCATGCTTTGGCGACTTTTGTTGCTCGCTTCACTGTTTCCTTTTGCTGCGTATTCGCAATCTGAAGAAGAAGGTGAGGGGAGCGAACTCTATCCAGCTCATGTTGAAGTTCGAGTCGGAAAAGTGGGGGATAGCTTTTATCGTGTCATGATGGATGACTACGAAGAACCCTTCATTTCGATATCCAATGCCGCTTTTTATCTGCTCGAAATGAATGGTCAGTGTGATGAAAGCGGATATTGCGAGCTGTACTTGCCACAAGATGTGGGAAGAGAATCTCCGCCGTATATTGTTGATACCGAACAAGCCATCTGTTATCGCGATGACAACAATATCCAGTCGATCAAATATCAAGTCATAGACGATGAAACTTACATCCACTGGTACAGCTTACAAGCTTGTATCCCGGCAAAAGTGCGTTGGGATATTGATGATTATCGGCTCACCGTTTTTCCAGAATTCAGCTCATTAACTGAACTGGAAGCGGCCATTTCTAAGATGAAAAATGAGTCACGTAAGAAGGCCGAGGATCTCAAGCGAGCTGAAAACACACCAGCTTTCGAACCTGTTGCCGCCGTGGGTTTGGCTACTCGGTTAGCGGCTTCTGTTTATCACGACAATGAAACTGGCGGTGACGTTTACGCAATCTCAGACACCATATTAAGCACTGAACACTCTTTGTCTCGCTTGTCGATTGATTCACGAGAAGATAACCCCATCGTTTATTACAACATTGCGATAGGAGCTCATGACGGTGAAGGCTCTTTGGAAGTCGGCCATGTGTTATTAGATGGCAGCGTATTTACCGTGAATCAAACCCTCGAAGATGGGCTCTATTATACCAATCGAAAGCGGCAGACAGAGTTCGGCAACCTTCAACTTGAACGAACGACTCAGCCAA is a genomic window containing:
- a CDS encoding DUF4402 domain-containing protein, encoding MNKVFKVVAVSALSISSANVFAVSDTFDATLEVKQAITMTKTSDLDFGIITSDNTTDVVIAQGDAGAAAFTLSGESGDAVTVSISDTNLVNGVNTIAAEFDFNNAITLTGGTADLNIGGTARTSSATLVAGTYTANVAVDVTYQ
- a CDS encoding molecular chaperone yields the protein MKLFISCVLGLIFTTQAYAQLLIAPTRFVLDADTSVTEKIVVENNSDQPIRLEIKPIYRPVKASGLVRTDANIAESEDIASWIKVSPPIIRELKPNQRRTVRLRMNALPADMADGEYRAYLWFSPIAKAAELSDIALSSSKTNSDGSAFQLNFHINSYVPVYVQKGKQVQDVKFACDNQSIKIRNDGNFQFTAKLNVDEHSEKVVLLRNAELTKPFPKGSKISLVQNEQPLYECVL
- the sbcB gene encoding exodeoxyribonuclease I — protein: MSSDNQPTYFFFDYETWGVSPAKDRPSQFAGVRTDQDFNVIGEPLVIYCQPPADYLPAPEAALITRITPQKAASQGLPEPEFIAKIHAELAKPNTTSLGYNSIRFDDEVTRYTCYRNFIDPYAWSWQNGNSRWDLLDVMRAVHALRPEGIVWPENEEGYPSFKLEHLSVANGIEHENAHDAMADVIATIELAKKLKAAQPKMFDYLYNMRHKRKLNDLVDIVNMTPLMHVSGMFGRDCNYTSWIVPMAWHPTNQNAVIVVDLAKDPSPLLELDADELRERLYTKRSELGQDELPVPIKLVQLNKCPILAPAKTLTAENAETIGIDRQQCLKNLALLREHPEIREKLIGLYSQEREYEKSDDVDTHLYDGFFSPADKTAMNIIRETDPNNLAALDITFSDERIKPLLFRYRARHFPWTLDETEQLKWANHCREFYESRLEEYMLNLENLAHEHESDEKKMAILKAVYQYVEKLAS
- a CDS encoding LrgB family protein; protein product: MWILLTIVVFLFARWVSQKVNSPFCNPLLISIGIIIPILLFFKVPFETYYADNTWITYMLQPAVVALAFPLYEQLPQIRSNWRIITFACTLGSVMSMTTTALIAVAFKADLTLIASLLGKSVTTPIAMEVSSHLGGEAAIAAILVLIVGLFGAIFAYPIYNIIGIKSPIARGLTMGTVSHALGTATCAEKNQEDAAFSSLALVLCGVITSIIAPTIFSIVVWIYA
- a CDS encoding DUF4402 domain-containing protein yields the protein MSVLFKYAIYIGLIFYSSPFHALEVIPENMEVKFPGMYISGSGQNADSNPANSQVYVVRFYVEGEPGKKIVVSLPSKQYLNHSRKSKRLRIRKFYFGCGLSKRGRAKIKGNGRSNLLCIGAKVKIGANHPAGLYTSTIPFEVNYK
- a CDS encoding CidA/LrgA family protein → MKERLIKLVYCLISFTLIIGALTAGNALQHLLDTSIPGSIFGMLILFAAMVIGIVPEHWVQPGASLIIRLMILLFVPISVGLMDHFDMLIANALPIMASAVGGTLIVLVSLSWFLDRLLSRGK